The genome window AAAAAGCGGGAATCGCTCATGACAGACGCTATTTTAATCAAATAGGCCGCTTTTTTCCAAAATCGCTCACCAGAAACGCTAATTCCCGTGATTGGTGAAAAAACCTGCCGGCTTTCGACTAGATTCGGAAAATAACGTTCTTCATGAACGATTTCATTTGAAAATCGCCTATTAAAAGAAAATAAGAACACAGGTGCACGATCCTTTCACCGACAAAATGAATACAGGATGTCACCTAGGTTTGCCGAAGGATTTCTTAAGAGCTGCCTGCGTAGCAGGCAGCCCTCGTTTATTTCCACCAGTCGAGAAATCTTCTAAGGATCGAACGAGAGGAACGGGTGTATTTTTGCCGCAAGCTGTACTGTTTCATCTTTTCATATTGCAGCAAGACCGCAGTGCCGTAAGGTTGATCAAATCGATGTTCGCGGACGAGGGTGTTCCAGGCGGCGTACCGACCGGTTCTTGCCGGAGGGCAAGGGTCGACGAGCGGATATCCTTCCGGAGGCGGCTTGTTCGCTGCAAGAGCGTACAAATGTTGAATGTGCGCAAGCACCCCGTCTTGCGGAGTCGGAAAGCTGGCGCCGGAGGGCTGTGTCTTTTGCGCGCAAAGCCGGCAGTAGTTGTTTTGTTCCGGATCGACTTCTCCTTTGAAGCCAAAGTCGTCGGTTTCGAGGAGCGCCTGGGCGAAGGCAATGTCTGCTCTTACGCCGTAGTGGTTGCCGAAGGCGATATAATGCCGTCCGAGTTGAGGGGCTTCGTCGTTGACGTGCCTCGCATAGATGTCTAATTGTGCGGCACTGAGAAACGAGGGTCCGAGAATCGGCTCCATTTTTTCAGTGCGGCTCGACACGAGGATGAACGGATGCCCAATCCCCATTTTCTTTAATTCTTGAAGTCTTTTCTCCGCCTGCCTCCGCTCTGAAAATCGCCCGGCATCCACTCGATACACGACGTTTTCGCCTGTCACCGCTTCTTCTACGAAGGCGCGCACTTGTTGCTGTTTGAGAAATTTCGCGCGGTCGCTGGCTGCCTCTTTCGTTTGAAAAGATTCGGCGAACACACGGTAAAGAGGGTGGCCAACGGCAGGAAGCGAAAGCACGCCGGCAATTTTGTCCGCCACGGCGGCAGCGTCTCGCGCGAGGGCTTGCTTGTTTGGCGGGCGGGGACATTCGGCAGCCATGTGCACCGTCCGCTTTCTTCTTCGCGACCGCCGTGAAGGCGGTATAACCGAAAAACGAATGCCGCCCTGATCTTTCCGAAGCTGCAAACGGCAATAACCATCCGCTTGCTGCCGGCGGCCCCCCCGCAGACGCTTGTCCGAATTCAAATCAATCAGGACGACTTTGACATTGTATCGCTCGAGTAATTGCGATCGTACCGCTTTCGCCCATTGCTCATTGGCTGGTTTTTCTCCGTTGCCGGCACCGTTCTTTTTCCTTCCGCAGCCGGCATCGATCACGACCGTTTTCAATTCCATCACCTCTTTTCCATATGTTCAATCTATGAAACGGTTTCTCAAACCGAATGGACGAAAAGCGTTATTCGTGCAAAATGTGCCGTTATCGATCATACTTTTGATAGATTCGAATTCGGGACTTTTTTCATACCAATGAACGAATCATCGCACTCATACGATGTAGTGAACTTGAAAGACGACAGGGGGGGATATGGAAATGCTTTGGAAGACGGTTGTTTTGTGGATGTTGCCTTTGGCGGCGTTTCTCGGAACGTTAATCGGCTTTTTCGCGGGAGGGGCGCAGTTTCATTTATGGCAGCGCGAGCTGCTTGTTTTTCTCGCCGTTTGGATTATTGCTGGAAGCATCGTTGATTTCGCAACGGAACGCGCGCGAATGAATCAATCCCGCGAATACCGGTAGCCGGCGGGATGAATCGGCGGGTGCGGGTGTGATAAAATAAAGAGACAGCCTGCAAGCGAAGGAGGCGGTTTCAGTGGCCGAAGAAAAGAAGAAGCAACAGTTCAATATCATTAGCGGAGATCCAACGGGCGGAGATGGGAGCTACGGCGTTGGGGCGATCACCCTCGACAACGTGACGCCTGTCATTGTCGATCCCGAAGCGGGAGAAGCGTATATTGAAATGGAAGCACTGCATGCCCGCAGCAAGGTGGAAAGACGAGTGCGCTTCAGCCCGAGCAAAGAAGGGTTGGAAGACGCGCGGTTGTATTGGATCGTCTGGGTGGTGACCGAGCGCGGCGAGTACGGGCCGCACTATACAGGATTAGGGGCGTGCGAAATGCGGGTTTCCCGCGAGGAGCGAAGAATCCGTCCCGGGTATAAGTCGATGCCGGAGCATGTGAATCATATGGACAAGGCGCTAAAGCGTCACGTAATCGTCGATAATATGGACGAACGGTCGAGACAAATCTTGAAACGATTTCTGCAAGAAGAACGGCCGGAACTGTGGGAAAACACGAGCGAAGACGTGAAGCGCCATTTCGAAAGTTGATTGCAAATTTGAACATTTTTTGAACGTTTTTCGAAAACCTTGTGTCTAGTCACGTTCCGCCGTAAACTTAATTTACATGCACATGTATTATTGGGACAGCAAAAGGTCCGGAGACGCCGATCTCCGGACCTTTTGCGTTCGCGTCAAAACGGGAGCCAGTCGAGAATCCCGCCGTCAGGTTCTTCTTTTTTATCTTTCGGTTCCGTCGGATTCGGCAACGAAGGTTCATGAATATGTTTCTTGCAATAAGCTTTCGGCTGCGTACCTTTCACATAATACACATAGCGTTTTTGCGGGCAGTCCCCGGTCGCCCGTTTCCCAGTATCCGGATCGACCCAAACACCGATTACCCCGGGCGGCGGTTGAAACGGGTGTTTTGGCGATCCTTGCAGCGCCTGTTTCATGAAATGCCCCCAAATTTTCTTGGAATGGTGCGTCTCTGTTACCGAATCGAGTTTTTCGCCTTTGTCATAGCCGGTCCAGACGCCTGCGGCCAGCTTCGGCGTGAAACCGATCATCCAACTGTCTGTGGCCGTCGTTCCCGATTTTCCCGCCACTGTACGGTGCAAGTAATTGTTGATACGTCGGCCGGTCACAGAAGTATAATCGTTTAACGATTCATCGAACGTGCCGGTCATGACTTGGGCCAATACGAACGCGGTGGCTGTATCGAACACGTGCTTTCTTTCGAAATCATTCGCGTAAATCACTTCGCCGTCCCGATCGACGACCTTGCGAATGAACGTCGGTTCGACACGGTAGCCGCCGTTCGCAAACGCGCTGTACCCGCGCACCATATCCAACACCGTCACCGGTTTGGTCCCGAGCGCGAGCGATGGAATTGGCGCAAGCGGCGTCGTGATGCCCGCTTTTTTCGCGGTCTCCACAAGTTTCTCGGGCCCGACGAACATGTTCGTTTTCACCGCATACACATTGTCGGACAGCGGAAGTGCCTGCATCAATGTGATCGGGCCGTGCGCATAATAGTTCCCGTAGTTATGCGGGGAGTACGTGGAGTGCCCGTTATTGTAGCGAAACGTCGTTGGTTCGCTGATGAGCTTTGTCGAAGGTGTAAAGCCGTTCGCGAGCGCCGTATAATACAAGAAAGGCTTGAAGGAAGAGCCCGGCTGACGCTCCGCCTGAACGGCGCGGTTGTACGAGCTTTCGTCGAAATCGCGTCCGCCGACGAGCGCTTTGACCGCTCCAGTTTGCGGATTCATCGCCACGAGAGCGGCTTGCATATCAGAGTCGTCCGGCATCCATTTCTCCACTTGCTGCTCGGCGATTTTTTGCAAATGCGTATTGAGCGTCGTGTATACTTTGAGCCCGCCTGTATGAATCATCTGCGGCGTCAGATGCAATTTTTCACGCAAAAACCGTTCGACCGTCTTTTGAAAATACGGAGCGACGCTTTCCGAATTCGTTTCATGATGATGCTCGACAAATTCAAGCTTTTGCCGGGCGGCCTGTTCCGCTTGCTGCTTCGTGATATACCCGGCTTGCACCATCGCATGCAGCACCGTTTTCTGGCGCATTTGCGCATTTTCCATGTTGTAGTACGGCGAAAAGTAGCGTGGACCGTTCGGGATGCCTGCCAGCATGCTCGCCTCCGCAAGTGTCAAGTCCCCCGCGTCTTTGTTGAAAAAATAACGGGCGGCCGCCTCGATTCCGTACGAGCTGTGGCCGTAATAAATGGTATTCAAGTAACCTTCGAGAATGGTATCCTTCGAATAATTGGCTTCAAGCCGCAGCGTCAGCAACGCTTCGCGGATTTTGCGCAGCCACGTTTTGTCCTGCGTCAAGTATAAATTGCGGGCATACTGCATGGTGATCGTGCTTGCGCCCTCGGCTTTCGACAACGTCATAAGGTCTTCGAGGGCAGAGGCGGCGATGCGACGCACGTCGAAGCCGAAATGGTCGTAAAATCTTTTATCCTCGATCGCGATTGTGGCTTTCACAGCAGCCGGGGAAATCTCGTTCAGCGAAACCCAATAACGGTTTTGCCCGCCGTGTTCGGCTTCACCAATTTTTTTGCCATGATCCGAATAAAAGACGGTCGTTTGCGGTACTTGCAAAGGCGGAGGGCCGGCGGTTTTTGCATATATGTAAAGACCAATAAAGCATAAGGAAACGGTGGAAACGACAAAAAAGCCGATGAACAGCATCAGCTTGATTAACGTCCACGTTCGTTTCAATCGTTTTTGCGTAACGACTTCCATGTTTCGGTCTCCCCCTGCCTCGCGGTGGTGCGTCTATCATCAGTATGTACGTCAGCGGTCATTTTTAAACTTTCATCGGCATAGGCCGCGCCGACTTGAAGGTACACCGTCTCTTTTCGTATAATAAAGAGAAACTTTGATCCGTGGGGGGTCTTCGCCCTCCACGGTTTGTTCGTTGCGATGCTTGAATGCGAGGGGCGGGACGAATGAAGATACATCACAAGGAGGAGCGGGATGGAATGGATGCAGTGATTCCCGTCGTAATCGATCTCACTTCAAAAGTGAACGGCAATAACGGCGACGAGACGACGCAAAACCGCGTAAAGGGTACCTTGGTTGAGAAAGGGCCGTCCGTCTATATTCGGTATCATGAGAAATTGGAGGAGCACGAAGATGCCGTGCGCAACGTGTTGAAAATCGGCGAAGATGACGTGACGATCATACGCAACGGCGGCGTCTCCATGCACCAGCGTTTCCAAGAAGGAAAAAAGACGGAAGGATCGTATCGAACGCCGTTTGGGACGATGAGGATGGAGACGGCGACGAAGCAATTCGACTATGAATGGAAAAGCGATGAAGGCCGGGGCGAGATCGTGCTCGTATACGAGCTCGTCCTGCAAGGACGCGATCTCGGCCGCGTGACGTTGACGTTCAGCATTAGGGAGGCGGATGAGACTTGAACATCGTAGAACAATTGAAAGAGGATTTGAAGAAAGAGATTGCGAATGCCGTCGTGAAGGCAGGGCTGGCGGAGCGCGAAGCGCTGCCGGATGTTGTGCTGGAGCACGGAAAGGAGAAAGAACACGGGGATTATGCGACGAACATGGCGATGCAGTTGGCGCGAATCGCCAAGAAAGCGCCGCGGCAAATTGCGGCGGAGATCGTCG of Bacillales bacterium contains these proteins:
- a CDS encoding PBP1A family penicillin-binding protein is translated as MEVVTQKRLKRTWTLIKLMLFIGFFVVSTVSLCFIGLYIYAKTAGPPPLQVPQTTVFYSDHGKKIGEAEHGGQNRYWVSLNEISPAAVKATIAIEDKRFYDHFGFDVRRIAASALEDLMTLSKAEGASTITMQYARNLYLTQDKTWLRKIREALLTLRLEANYSKDTILEGYLNTIYYGHSSYGIEAAARYFFNKDAGDLTLAEASMLAGIPNGPRYFSPYYNMENAQMRQKTVLHAMVQAGYITKQQAEQAARQKLEFVEHHHETNSESVAPYFQKTVERFLREKLHLTPQMIHTGGLKVYTTLNTHLQKIAEQQVEKWMPDDSDMQAALVAMNPQTGAVKALVGGRDFDESSYNRAVQAERQPGSSFKPFLYYTALANGFTPSTKLISEPTTFRYNNGHSTYSPHNYGNYYAHGPITLMQALPLSDNVYAVKTNMFVGPEKLVETAKKAGITTPLAPIPSLALGTKPVTVLDMVRGYSAFANGGYRVEPTFIRKVVDRDGEVIYANDFERKHVFDTATAFVLAQVMTGTFDESLNDYTSVTGRRINNYLHRTVAGKSGTTATDSWMIGFTPKLAAGVWTGYDKGEKLDSVTETHHSKKIWGHFMKQALQGSPKHPFQPPPGVIGVWVDPDTGKRATGDCPQKRYVYYVKGTQPKAYCKKHIHEPSLPNPTEPKDKKEEPDGGILDWLPF
- a CDS encoding YwhD family protein, coding for MAEEKKKQQFNIISGDPTGGDGSYGVGAITLDNVTPVIVDPEAGEAYIEMEALHARSKVERRVRFSPSKEGLEDARLYWIVWVVTERGEYGPHYTGLGACEMRVSREERRIRPGYKSMPEHVNHMDKALKRHVIVDNMDERSRQILKRFLQEERPELWENTSEDVKRHFES
- a CDS encoding DUF1934 domain-containing protein, producing the protein MDAVIPVVIDLTSKVNGNNGDETTQNRVKGTLVEKGPSVYIRYHEKLEEHEDAVRNVLKIGEDDVTIIRNGGVSMHQRFQEGKKTEGSYRTPFGTMRMETATKQFDYEWKSDEGRGEIVLVYELVLQGRDLGRVTLTFSIREADET
- a CDS encoding SPOR domain-containing protein, whose amino-acid sequence is MELKTVVIDAGCGRKKNGAGNGEKPANEQWAKAVRSQLLERYNVKVVLIDLNSDKRLRGGRRQQADGYCRLQLRKDQGGIRFSVIPPSRRSRRRKRTVHMAAECPRPPNKQALARDAAAVADKIAGVLSLPAVGHPLYRVFAESFQTKEAASDRAKFLKQQQVRAFVEEAVTGENVVYRVDAGRFSERRQAEKRLQELKKMGIGHPFILVSSRTEKMEPILGPSFLSAAQLDIYARHVNDEAPQLGRHYIAFGNHYGVRADIAFAQALLETDDFGFKGEVDPEQNNYCRLCAQKTQPSGASFPTPQDGVLAHIQHLYALAANKPPPEGYPLVDPCPPARTGRYAAWNTLVREHRFDQPYGTAVLLQYEKMKQYSLRQKYTRSSRSILRRFLDWWK